The genomic stretch TATTTGGGTTGAATTTCTTTGAAAGTCACTCATTGCTACCGCGAAGCAAATGTGGTAGCCGATTTCTTAGCGAAAACAGCAGCAAGATTTGAATCAAATTCCCCTATCGAGGCCTAGCCCCTTCTCACCTCCAGGGAGCTGGAATTGGATGCGGCCCAACGGCCAAGATTCTAATTCACTTAGTTATTcgtttttaaagttttttgttGGTTTGTTAGACTAAGGTCTGAGGtcctctcctgctgatggcaatgccgaaggtggggttgaTTTCAGTTCCTTCGTCTAAGCATTGTTGAGTGTATCATtcctcttgtatattctttccttttattaatCCAATtgatctttagcgaaaaaaaaaatactacattGTTCTATAGGATtattatgaaattgaaattttagcaaaaaaatgggTTATTCGAAAAATGGGAATCCGGTGGAAGGACTTCAGGCTTgaattaaaagaaatatatgataAATCAACGACGATTGATGAATGCTTTGCAAAACGTGATGTCCGTGTTTCATTGGATCAGTGGAAATACCTTATAGACATGTGAGGTGATGTGAAGTATCAGGTAATGATGCCTATACAAACCTGTTACATGTTTTCGTATTTGCTTCTTGAATATTGTATGATTTGTGTTTACACTATGGTAGGAAATGTGTTTGCAGAATAAAGAGAATAGAAAGCAACAGAAAATGAGTCACACTGTGGGCCGACAAAGTTTTGCCCAAGTTTTTGATGTAAAGGTTAGTTTCATATCATGTGAACTACACTTTATTGGATCATTTGAAGAGCCGATGATGgtatattttgtatttttttatcctttttttattttattagctTCAGGAGACTGGTGAAGAACCGTTAAAGATCGACTTTTACAAGATAACACATGTGAAAAAGAACTTAGAACCGGTTGATGAAGAATCAGGCAAAAAGCTGGTATATATTGTGTTTTTTATTCATAGTTATTGGGTCCTTGATCATTGTTGGTAGCTTGCTCGGTTTGCAATAATTTGTAGAAAGAGATGGAAGATAAGTTAGCGGTGTTGCCATTAGAATTACAGAAAAACAAAGAGACTCATGAGTCCATATGGACACAATCATTTGATGAGGAATCACATGGCCGAGTGCGCCTAGTTGGAGTTGGGGTAAGCCCAAAAGACCTTGAATCGTCGAAAAGTAATGCCATGCTCAACTGGAAGAACAAAGAGTTGCAAAATAAAGTGGAGATGCTAGAGGAGAAGATGGaattagaaaggaagaagaatgaagatgtgaTTAGCAGTATGCAATCACAAATTGAAAAATTTACCCAACTCTTCATGAATAGAAGCTTGCAAGATTCAGTTAATCTAGGTAAAGATTAGGTCTTCTCAATTTTGATGTTAGAGATTATAGTTTTATCGATAACAATATCCAGAagtttgtgatcatcttttgttttgaaaaacCAGGAAGTAACTAATGGAGAATTCAGCTTCTACATGAATTTTATACATTTCCTACTCTTGGGTAAGACAATTCTTCCTCTCATACATGAAAGTATATatgttaattttaaattttgatttgtttcattttgtaCATGTAATAAAGTGTATGAGGTTATTTTGTAGGAAAGTAGAATAACTCCTCCGTTTTCATGATGGGAATATTGTCCCATTTTCACTTCTTATTCTTCAGTTTAACTTTTGTATGAAATCATTTTCTGTAGGAAAGACAGTATGATTGCTACATCTCCTTGGTTAACTAGAATTCTTCATTACTTCCAGACTATATGTCCAATCTTAATGAGAATTTTGCttctattgtattttttttttttcacagttATAAATTTTGAATCTTAATGAGAATTTTGCTtctattgtctttttttttttttttctcagttaTAGATTTTGAATCTTAATGAAAATTTACTTCTAATgccttttttgttttcaattttagATTATGAATCTTAATGAAAAGTTGCTTCAATTGTCTTTCTCCTTTTTCAGTTACCTTTGAATACATGTCTAAGATGTTCTTATCAATTAGATAAATGTGCTTGTTGACTGAAATTTGTTATATGTGCAAGTTGACATAATTGAGATGCGTTTCTCTTATTCTAAGGGTTTATGAGATAGAAAATGAGGGCATCATGCTAGCAGGAGAAGTGAATGAGATCCAAGACCTTGAcaaatcaaatttgatttaCATTTCACATGATAGGAAAAATATATCTTGCTACTTTGAGTACAATGGTTTCGAAgtgttttcaatttcttttgcttAGGCTTAGAGAACTGAGTCTGTAGAACAATATTTTGAAATGATCTAcaatcattttctcttttgtcaAGACTTGTTTAATCATCTCAATCATTTCCTCTTTTGTCAAGACTTCTTGTTtaatattatttgtttttttggttgggtGAGTGTGGGGGGTCTATAATTGTCTAAATCTATGCAAAGGGGCAACAGCCTTAAAGGGTCTTGAGGTGGCAAAGATTGGTgcattataatttaaaaaaaaaaaaaaaaaaaaaaaaaaaaaaaaaaaaaaaaaaaaccctatagggGTGCTAATAAAAACAAGTGAATAATCATATCATTAGCGGTACCGATCCGTCCCAATATACGTTTTTAGTGGCGGTATGTATTCTACCCCCAAAGAGTACATCTTTAGCGAGGGTAATTTTCCGCCCCTAAAGAGTACCTCTTTAGCAAGGGTAATTATCCGCCCCTAACGAGTACATCTTTAGTGAGGGTCAATATCAGGCCCTAAAGAGTACATCTTTAGTGAGAGTACTTAACCGCCCCTAAAGATGACCTCTTTAGCGGCGGATAATATAAGCGCCCCTAAAAACTCATTTTACGTGTAGGAGAAAAAAACTGCCTCTAAGCATTAGCGGCGCCACATTTAGTGATGGGTATGCGGCGGTAAAAAAAACCGCCCCTAAAATCTTCAGGGGCTGTTTTTTTAGTTTTAGCGGCAGTAAAAAAACCACCCCTAaagagcatttttttttgtagtgagTTGTGTTCACAATCATGTGATTCCTTGGTGCTTTGAACAAAATTGGTGACATCTAAAGCAGTACTTGGacaatataatttaaaaaatcccacATTGTTACAGCTTTACAAGGAGATAACTCAGTAGCGGATAAACTAGCCAAACATGCTGCAACATCTAGAAGTACTACTATCTAGGATACAACTCCTCATTTTGTTAATCATGAACTAAATTGGGATTTTTAGTAGAGATCGAGATATCGGTTTATGtagttttcttttgattgtttgCTTTTTTACTGATGAGCATGTTGAAGGTGGAAATACAATCAAATAGATCTCTTTTGTATGCTCTCATTCTTTCGTTCTATTAATGAAATTCACTTGCTgagttttggggaaaaaaagaaagaagactcTTTATGGCGAAGAAAAAGATATGACTGCATTTATTGATACGGGGTTTCAAATAAATTGTTCTATTGTACACAGCTATGGCTTGTCACAAAGTATACAAATAAGCTCCAACCCATGCTAATTAAAGTTGTCCGGTGAAGGATCTTCCACCTCTCAAACTCAAGCAGATAGTTGGTACATTTTCCCTTAGGTGAGTTGACTTAAATGGTGTTCTTGGTCTTTTTACAAACTCGATAGAGTTGAATTCTGTAAAATGAAGGGATGTTGATGTAGTAGCACTTGACCAGTCAGATCAGCATGACTGACTTTAGAAGcaaagagccaagaagaactggtccaatctagggttttggtccaacaagggttggaagtaatttacttaataatttatttattttattatgtcttttattaGGTGGGCTAAGTGTTTATGTTCTCTCTGCTTATTTTTTTGTAGATATTGTTTTGAGCTCTTGCACTgtgtatatttttttgatttcaGTAAAAATGAATTTCTAACAAAACAGACGGTTGAGTACGTAGTAGTTTGGAGTAGAGTCGGTTTAATTAGAACTCTTCTTCgcttttttttacttgtttcattttatagtttttatcatttttagaGTTAGGAGTTTTGATTTCTCTTTAAATACTAGTTAGTTTTTTGAGTTCTAAGTAAGTGTGTGGAAGAAGTGGAGAGAAAAAatggtaagtggagagagaaactttgcGGTGGAGGAGATTGGGATTCTGGCCGGAGGCCGCCCTCCTGATCGCGCAAAGCAGAGGCTCATCACGGATTTCCTGCGGCCCCAACAAACTCTTGGGACAGGTTGCACGCCTGCACCTGCCGTGCCTACTGTGGGTGTTTGCAATGCTGgtctttcttcccttcccaaAAAATCCTACTCTAAGGCGGTTGGAGGCGTTCTCCCTGATGTTGACGACCTACCTGACCCTATTCATGCCGGAAATCTCATTAAAATCGTGATTCCCCAAGATGCCTATAAGGAACGTCTTCTCCGATATCGCTTTGCTTTGGTGGCCAGAATTAATTTTCGTTTTATTTCTTTGGATGAAGTTCGAAAGGAAGCTGTGAATTCTTAGAACCTTAAAGAGAAAGTTTTTATCAAACTTATGGGATTAGGCTACACTTTATTCCAATTTGAGGCTGAGAAAGACATGACAAAAATCTGGAAACAAAGTCCTATCAAGATCGGACGGCAGTTTATTCGCTTCCAGCAGTGGAAGACAGATTTTAATATCCATGATAAAAGTACTATTTCTAAGCTTGTTTGGATTCGATTTCCTGGGCTCCCCTTTGAATATTGGCACGAGCGGATCCTCCTATCCATGGCAAAAGCCGTGGGGCGTCCCCTGGACATTGATAAAAGAACACGGACTGCATCCATAGGGAACTTCGCTCGTGTCCTCGTGGAGATAGATACTTCAGTGCAGCGGTTGGAAGACGCATTGGGAAAGTGTGGAATTTGTAAAAAGCTTGGTCATACCATCCAAAACTGCAAAGAGAAACACATCGCCGATTCCGCACGCAATGACAAGGATGATACTTGTGGTGTTGTTGAGGCTGTTTGGGTGgagaagtcatctttgggggcGGCTGGTGTGGAGGTTTCCGGCAAGAATGGTCGAGATTCCTCACCTTGTAGGGAAAAAATGAGATTTGCTAGAAAGCCAAATCTCCCTTTTCAGCAGTTCAATTTTAAACCAGAGTTTGAAATGTGGTAAAAAAAGGCCTTCAAAATAGTTGAGTTATCAATAGAAGGGTATGACAGTTCAATGGTTGAAAAAACACAAGGGCAAAGTCTGAAAAAAGACTTTTGACAGATGCTTTCTTGGAATTTCAGGGTGTTCAGAAGCTGGAGGCATATTGAGAGATGAGATGGGCACTGCTTTAATTTGCTTTACACATTATGAAGGTATCGGGACAAATTATATAGCAGAATTCTCTACATTTTTCATATGGATTCAAATGGCACGGAATAATGGTCTCGATAGACTTTGGATTTAAGGTGATTCTCAGGCAGTTATGAGTTGTATTTGCAATCATGTGATTCCTTGGTGCTTTGAACAAAATTGGTGGCATTTCAAGTAGTACTTGGACAGTATAATTTGAAAAATCTCACATTGTTACAACCTTACAAGGAGATAAACTCAGTAACGGATAAACTAGCGAAACATGCTGCAACATCTAGAAGTATTACTATATGGGATACAACTCCTCATTCTGTTAATCATGATCTAAATTGGGATTTTCAGTAGAGATAGAGATATCGGTTTATGTAGttttcttttggttggtttgcttttttattttttttgatggccatgccgaaggtggaaatACAATAAAATAGATCTCTTTTGTATGCTCTCATCTTTCATTCTATTAATGAAACTCATTTGCTgagttttaggaaaaaaaaaagaagactctTTATGGCGAAGAAAAATATATGGCTGCATTTATTGATGCAGGGTTTCAAATAAATCGTTCTATTGTACATATCTACGGCTTGTCGTATACCAATAAGCTCCAACCCATGCTAATTAAAGTAGTCCGGTGAAGGATCTTCCACCTCTCAAACTCAAGCGGATAGTTGGTACATTTTCCCTCAGGCGAGTTGACTTAATGGTATTCTTGGTTTTTTTCCAAACTCGATAGAGTTAAATTCTTTAAAAGGAAGGGATGTTGATGAGTAGCATTTAACCGGTCAGATCAACATGACTGACTTTAGAAGCAAAGAGCTAAGAAGAACTGGTCCAATCTAGGGtcttggtccaacaagggtggGAAGTAATTTacttaataatttatttattttattatgtctTATTAGGTGGGCTAAGTGTTTATGTTCTCTCTGCGTATTTTTTTGTAGATATTGTTTTGAGCTCTTGCACTgtgtatatttttttgatttcaGTAAAAAtgaatttctagcaaaaaagaCGGTTGAGTACGTAGTAGTTTGGAGTAAAGTCGGTTTAATTAgaactcttcttctcttttttttacttgtttcattttatagtttttatcatttttagaGTTAGGAGTTTTGATTTCTCTTTAAATACTAGTTAGTTTTTGAGTTCTAAGTAAGTGTGTGCATGAAGTTGTGCTTCCCCTTTCACCCACAACGATGATTTTCTTCTTGagtttcccttcttccctaattAGGCCTCTAGTAGATTCGTTTGGGAATTACTTGTTGGAAATCTCTCTTCTCAACATAAACAATGCATTTCTGGTGCTTTGCATATTCCACAACATTTATTCTTTCCCCGCTCGCTATCTAGGAGTTGAAACTTTTAAGGATGAAGTAAACTGACTGAGAAAGCACAAGATCTGCAGGAACAGAACCTGATAATGACAGTGGTTTTGCATTTCTACTACTATTTGTCAGCATCATGTGTCACTccgagaaaaataaaaaaaactcaattaTCATGTTATGGttatattttattgaatttcctTTTCATGAAAGGCAGCCTGATGGGCTTCTTGTTTAAAGCCTCTAGTACTGAACTTCATTCCCATGcagatttggaattttttacgTTAACTGGTATGCCTTTTGGAGACTTTCCCATGAACATTAATCGGGAAAATATGCCAACAGTGCATTTTTGGGAACTTTTAACCAGAACCAGTCCTTTTTAAAGATTTGGATACTCATTCTTTCACACACAGCAAATGATTTGGCTTTTGCTGAAATTCACTTTCATGGAGGGTGAATATATGCAATGCTtgggaacttttaatcaaaacCACTCCTTTTAAGCTCTGGATAATTATTCTTTCACAAAAACACAGAAAAAGTATCTTTACGCACCcttcacgtctctctctctatcttatCACAGTCTATATAAGTCTCCATGCATGTTCTTTTGTTTCCATCACAGCAACGAGCAACACGCAACAAAAACTGCCCAGTACCCAGCCTGCCTTCGTTCCTGCTGTAATGGCAACTTCTGTTCTTTCCAAGCAAACATTATCCAAATGGTTCTCCAACAAGAGCTTCGTGCTAAGTGCACATCGCCTTCATCATCATTCCAAACAGGAATCAAACGATGAACTCCAACAAACATTTCGTCGATTGGACACTAACGGTAACGGAAAGGTCGAAGGCTTTGAACTCAGATCCTACTTTGCCTCCATAAGGGAGTTCATGTCACCTAATGAGGCTCAAGGTGTGA from Macadamia integrifolia cultivar HAES 741 chromosome 11, SCU_Mint_v3, whole genome shotgun sequence encodes the following:
- the LOC122092881 gene encoding uncharacterized protein LOC122092881; this translates as MGIRWKDFRLELKEIYDKSTTIDECFAKRDEMCLQNKENRKQQKMSHTVGRQSFAQVFDVKLQETGEEPLKIDFYKITHVKKNLEPVDEESGKKLKEMEDKLAVLPLELQKNKETHESIWTQSFDEESHGRVRLVGVGVSPKDLESSKSNAMLNWKNKELQNKVEMLEEKMELERKKNEDVISSMQSQIEKFTQLFMNRSLQDSVNLGKD